In Marinobacterium sp. LSUCC0821, the DNA window CGAGTTACCGTGACCGCCGATGTACTTCGTTGCCGCCGTCACAATGATGTCAGCACCCTGCTCAATTGGACGCCACAATGCAGGGCTTGGAACTGTGTTATCACAGATCAATGGAATGCCGTGCTTGTGTGCAACTTCTGCAAGTGCTGCGATATCGGCAATACGGCCCGATGGGTTACCAACAGATTCACAGTAAAGTGCTTTAGTTCGTGCATCGATCTTAGATTCGATTGCAGCGATATCGTTACTCGCAACAAAACGTACTTCGATACCCTGACGCGGCAGTGTGTGAGCGAATAGGTTGTAAGTACCACCGTATAGGTCACTCGCAGAGATGATGTTGTCGCCCACCTCAGCAATTGTTTGAATCGCGTAAGTGATAGCCGCCATACCAGAAGCGACGGCAAGACCAGCAATACCACCCTCGAGTGCTGCAACGCGCTGCTCAAGCACATCGGTTGTTGGGTTCATGATACGGGTATAGATGTTACCAACCACCTTCAGATCGAATAGATCCGCGCCATGTTGTGCGCTATCAAAGGCGTATGAAGTGGTCTGGTAGATAGGTACCGCAACTGATTTTGTCGTTGGATCTGGTGAGTAGCCAGCATGAACGGCCATAGTTTCTAATTTCATTGGTGCCCCTTCTCTTCTTATTAAGTTGATGATCATGCAAAATGGATGCAATACATTTACGCGGAATTGCATCTTTCCGCAAGCTACATAGGGTTATAACGATATGGCAAAGGCTAAACAAGCCTACGTTTGTAATGATTGCGGTGCCGATTACACCAAGTGGCAAGGGCAGTGTAGTGCCTGTAAAGCGTGGAACACGATTACGGAAATTCGCTTAGGCGCAGCGCCTGCTGGTGGTGCCCAAGCGGCTCTTCGTAGGCAGGGTTATTCAGGCTCCGCTGGCCAATCTAAAGTGGTCAGCCTATCGGAAGTCGAACTCGAAGCGATGCCGCGTATCGATACCGGTATCGGTGAACTTGATCGTGTTTTGGGCGGAGGCTTAGTGCCGGGCTCTGCGATCTTAATCGGTGGTCATCCGGGTGCTGGTAAAAGTACGCTGCTTCTGCAAACGATGGCGCAGTTAGTCGCTACCATGCCGGCTCTTTATGTCACCGGCGAGGAGTCTCTACAGCAGGTTGCCATGCGTGCTAAACGTTTGGGACTGAATGTCGGTGACCTGAAAATGCTTTCAGAGACCTCTGTTGAGACTATCTGTGACGTGGCAGATACCTTAAAGCCCAAAGTGTTGGTGATTGATTCTATTCAGGTAATGCACGTAGCTGATGTTCAATCTGCACCGGGTTCTGTTTCACAGGTTCGTGAAAGTGCAGCCTATCTGACCCGCTA includes these proteins:
- a CDS encoding O-acetylhomoserine aminocarboxypropyltransferase/cysteine synthase family protein; the protein is MKLETMAVHAGYSPDPTTKSVAVPIYQTTSYAFDSAQHGADLFDLKVVGNIYTRIMNPTTDVLEQRVAALEGGIAGLAVASGMAAITYAIQTIAEVGDNIISASDLYGGTYNLFAHTLPRQGIEVRFVASNDIAAIESKIDARTKALYCESVGNPSGRIADIAALAEVAHKHGIPLICDNTVPSPALWRPIEQGADIIVTAATKYIGGHGNSIGGVIVDSGKFPWAEHKDRFPLLNTPDVSYHGVVYTEAFGPAAFIGRCRVVPLRNTGAAISPMNVFLILQGLETLALRMERICENTQKVAEFLEGHSKVGWVKYAGLESHQDHALAQKYMGGKASGILSFELKGGREASRKFYDALQIFLRLVNIGDCKSLASIPAETTHRQLNAEELASAGVTEGMVRLSVGIEHIDDLIADLSQALDAA